The Sesamum indicum cultivar Zhongzhi No. 13 linkage group LG1, S_indicum_v1.0, whole genome shotgun sequence genome includes a window with the following:
- the LOC105161461 gene encoding phosphate transporter PHO1 homolog 1: protein MKFSKQFEGQLVPEWKEAFVDYKQLKKDLKKIHLLSNHNTSNEQQKSSFPNTFFQSLRKYTFLQHKQGENRVIRVHRKLAVSASKGDLYETELLEQFADTDAAIEFFARLDLQLNKVNQFFRMKEKEFLERGDLLKNQMEILMELKTAVKQKQAKGPSSQEDDSISGTILCDEESIKESADEEQGLENSTDDLDNHQVEFSDSLGSDELGKSITMKKEEGKLRSLSGRVINFRGKSLRIHIPLTNPTSTFSAISYLLWDDLVNQSSKKCGTEGSCLHVSKKKLLHAEKMIRGAFIELYKGLGYLKTYRNLNMLAFVKILKKFDKVTNKQVLPIYLKVVESSYFNSSDKALKLADEVEELFVKHFGGDDRRKAMKYLKPTQRKESHCVTFSIGLFTGCFLALLVGYVIMAHITGMYGPRSDAMYMETVYPVLSMFSLLFLHFFLYGCNIVMWRKTRINYSFIFELSLTKELKCSDVFFICTTSMAAVIGILFVHLSLVAKGYSYAHVQAIPGLLFLGFFLVLVCPFNIIYKSSRYRFLSIIRNIILSPLYKVVMLDFFMADQLCSQVPMLRDLEYMACYYATGSYKTQDYRYCMRTTYYRDLAYAVSFLPYYWRAMQCARRWFDEGHKSHLVNLGKYVSAMLAAGAKVAYEKEKSTGWLCLVVVVSSGATLYQLYWDFVKDWGLLQLNSKNPWLRDELMLRRKSIYFFSMGLNLLLRLAWLQTVFHYNFEKVDYRVTMLFLAALEVVRRGHWNFYRLENEHLNNAGKYRAVKTVPLPFHEVDDEQE, encoded by the exons ATGAAATTCTCTAAGCAATTTGAGGGTCAGTTAGTGCCTGAATGGAAAGAGGCGTTTGTCGACTACAAGCAACTCAAGAAGGACCTCAAGAAAATCCATCTCCTCAGCAACCACAACACGAGCAACGAGCAACAGAAGAGTTCTTTTCCCAACACATTTTTTCAATCTTTGAGAAAATACACTTTTCTTCAACATAAGCAAGGAGAGAATAGAGTCATTCGA GTTCATCGGAAGCTGGCAGTCTCAGCTAGTAAGGGGGACTTGTACGAGACGGAACTGCTGGAGCAATTTGCTGATACTGATGCGGCTATTGAATTTTTCGCACGTTTGGATCTTCAACTCAACAAAGTGAATCAATTCTTCAgaatgaaagagaaagagtTTCTTGAGAGGGGCGACTTGTTGAAGAATCAAATGGAGATACTCATGGAGCTCAAAACCGCAGTAAAGCAGAAGCAAGCTAAAGGCCCTTCTTCTCAGGAGGATGATTCGATATCAGGCACCATATTATGCG ACGAAGAGTCCATTAAAGAGAGTGCAGACGAGGAGCAGGGGTTGGAGAACTCAACAGACGATTTGGACAATCACCAAGTCGAATTCTCAGACTCTCTAGGATCTGATGAACTAGGAAAATCCATTAcaatgaagaaagaagaagggaAACTGAGGTCTCTCTCGGGCCGTGTTATAAACTTTCGAGGGAAAAGCTTAAGAATCCATATTCCTCTAACGAATCCAACTAGCACATTCTCAGCTATCTCTTATTTGCTTTGGGATGATTTAGTAAATCAGTCCTCCAAGAAATGTGGTACAGAGGGAAGTTGCTTGCATGTCAGTAAAAAAAAGTTGCTTCATGCAGAAAAAATGATCAGGGGAGCATTTATTGAGCTCTATAAAGGATTAGGATACCTCAAAACTTATAG GAATTTGAACATGCTTGCTTTTGTAAAGATTTTGAAGAAGTTCGACAAA GTGACAAATAAACAAGTTCTTCCCATTTACTTAAAAGTGGTTGAAAGCTCCTACTTCAACAGCTCAGATAAG GCTCTGAAGCTGGCCGACGAGGTTGAGGAACTTTTTGTCAAGCATTTTGGTGGAGATGATCGAAGAAAGGCCATGAAATACCTAAAACCAACTCAGAGAAAAGAATCACATTGTGTGACATTTTCAATTG GTCTATTCACTGGTTGTTTCCTTGCACTTCTCGTTGGATATGTCATCATGGCACATATTACAGGAATGTACGGACCTAGATCAGACGCAATGTACATGGAAACAGTCTATCCGGTCCTTAG CATGTTTAGCCTGTTATTCCTGCATTTCTTCCTCTATGGATGCAACATAGTTATGTGGAGAAAGACGAGAATCAATTACAGCTTCATCTTTGAACTGTCGTtgacaaaagaattaaaatgcagcgatgtattttttatttgtacaaCATCGATGGCCGCTGTAATTGGGATCTTGTTTGTTCATCTCTCGCTCGTTGCAAAAGGCTACTCTTATGCTCATGTTCAAGCCATCCCTGGCCTTCTTTTCCTG GGCTTCTTTTTAGTGCTGGTGTGCCCCTTCAATATCATCTACAAGTCAAGTCGCTACCGTTTCCTCTCCATAATAAGAAACATCATACTATCTCCCCTGTATAAGGTTGTAATGCTCGATTTTTTCATGGCTGATCAACTTTGTAGCCAG GTGCCCATGCTCAGGGACCTAGAGTATATGGCGTGCTACTATGCAACTGGAAGCTACAAAACTCAGGATTATCGATACTGCATGAGAACAACTTACTACAGGGACCTTGCTTATGCAGTTTCCTTCCTACCATATTACTGGAGAGCAATGCAG TGTGCTCGACGATGGTTTGATGAAGGCCATAAAAGCCACCTAGTAAACCTTGGAAAATACGTGTCTGCAATGCTGGCTGCAGGGGCCAAAGTGGCGTACGAGAAGGAAAAGAGCACAGGATGGCTTTGTCTAGTTGTAGTAGTGTCGAGTGGTGCAACTCTGTACCAACTCTACTGGGACTTTGTAAAGGATTGGGGTTTGCTCCAGTTGAACTCCAAGAATCCATGGCTACGAGACGAACTAATGCTTCGACGAaaatccatatattttttctccatG GGACTAAACCTTCTTCTCCGGCTCGCCTGGCTACAAACTGTTTTTcactataattttgaaaaagtagaTTACAGAGTAACAATGCTGTTTCTAGCAGCACTTGAAGTTGTGAGAAGAGGGCATTGGAATTTTTACAG GTTGGAGAATGAGCATCTAAACAACGCAGGCAAATACAGAGCTGTGAAAACAGTACCACTTCCTTTCCATGAAGTGGATGATGAGCAAGAGTGA
- the LOC105161469 gene encoding probable calcium-binding protein CML15 — protein sequence MATFRDTDQLKQLKDIFDRFDMDRDGSLTQLELAALLRSLGLRPTGDQVHILLAKMDANGNGFIEFEELVEAILPDITEQVLINQEQLMGQMAKMGQPLTYHELTEMMQEADTNGDGVISFNEFATVLARSAVDYLGLPVS from the coding sequence ATGGCTACGTTCCGTGACACCGATCAGCTCAAACAGTTAAAAGACATCTTTGACCGGTTCGACATGGACCGAGACGGCAGCCTCACCCAGCTCGAGCTGGCCGCCCTCCTCCGCTCCCTCGGCCTACGTCCCACCGGCGATCAAGTCCACATCTTGTTGGCCAAAATGGACGCCAACGGCAATGGCTTCATCGAGTTCGAGGAATTGGTGGAGGCCATATTGCCCGATATAACCGAGCAAGTGTTGATCAACCAAGAACAGCTAATGGGGCAAATGGCTAAGATGGGACAACCGCTGACGTACCACGAGTTGACGGAGATGATGCAAGAGGCCGACACGAATGGGGACGGTGTTATTAGCTTTAATGAGTTCGCAACCGTTTTGGCGAGGTCTGCGGTTGATTACCTTGGGCTGCCTGTGTCGTAG
- the LOC105161478 gene encoding uncharacterized protein LOC105161478, with amino-acid sequence MEDRNMLAADCIVICCCCECMILQILILILLKLPHKLLRKTKEYVKKLRARKRRTTIMKIELTRYEEDSFRNLSNSFRFNMQDSCLVESLEFGCCMNEIESVLEDFSSRGEFAFGSFWGGEVSSERSFCSCLKEEELDYNNVPYPLMELFGDANFFYH; translated from the coding sequence ATGGAAGACAGAAACATGCTTGCTGCAGATTGCATTGTCATATGCTGTTGCTGCGAATGCATGATCCTCCAAATCCTCATCCTCATATTGCTGAAACTTCCACATAAACTGCTGAGAAAGACAAAAGAATATGTGAAAAAACTCAGAGCCCGGAAGAGAAGAACCACGATTATGAAGATAGAACTGACCAGATACGAAGAAGACAGCTTCAGAAACCTCAGTAACTCCTTCAGATTCAACATGCAGGATTCTTGCTTAGTTGAATCCCTCGAGTTTGGTTGTTGCATGAATGAAATCGAGAGCGTGTTGGAGGACTTCTCGAGTAGGGGTGAGTTTGCTTTCGGAAGTTTTTGGGGCGGAGAGGTTTCATCAGAAAGGAGTTTCTGTTCATGTCTTAAGGAAGAGGAGCTTGATTACAATAACGTTCCATATCCTTTGATGGAATTATTTGGCGACGCCAACTTCTTTTATCACTAG
- the LOC105161489 gene encoding proline-rich receptor-like protein kinase PERK9 isoform X2: MSSTSPSPNSPVAASPPSSSNSPPTQSSSPPPNLSNSSPPDPPSAPPPDPPSTPPPDPPNAPPPQLNSPPPQPPSAPPPQLNSPPPTVTPPQQSPPSTSAPPPPSMDSPPPSSSPPPPVNVPPPSVSPPPQPSSPPPTSSPPPPDPPATSTPPPPPSDPPSSPPSPSTSPPPPPPPIAPRSPPPPPSLPPSSAPPPPTRGPPENSPPPPQPPANSPPPPSPRPPESSPPPPLVPPPNPATPPAPHSPPSSPPSSNTPPRSPPPPAIRISPPPPSIISPPPHSPPSPSLAPPGNKSTNTSSGVPESSQSTNGGGIGTGGIVAIVVIVGFLLLGIFGIAACCVWKRKKKASGHSGGILPTSIGSSPQSVHISRPNDGNGSGNGITYSPRDPGGLGNSRSWFPYDELVDATNGFSSQNLLGAGGFGSVYKGRLADGREVAVKQLKIGGGQGDREFRSEVEIISRVHHRHLVSLVGYCISEDKRLLVYDYLPNNTLYFHLHGEGRPVMDWATRVRIAVGAARGIAYLHEDCHPRIIHRDIKSSNILLDSNFEARVSDFGLAKLAMDANTHITTRVMGTFGYMAPEYASSGKLTEKSDVYSFGVVLLELVTGRKPVDTSQPLGDESLVEWARPLLSHALETEDFSGLADPRLEGNYVGGEMFRLIEAAAACVRHSSMKRPTMGQVVRAFDSMAASDLTNGMKVGESEIFNSAQQSAEIRLFRRMAFGSQDYSTDFFSQNSWSSNGNPEHSRRD; the protein is encoded by the exons ATGTCATCTACATCTCCATCCCCAAATTCTCCGGTTGCTGCTTCCCCACCATCTTCCTCCAACTCTCCACCAACCCAGTCTTCTTCTCCGCCTCCTAATCTATCAAATTCTTCCCCACCTGACCCTCCTAGTGCACCCCCACCAGACCCTCCCAGCACGCCACCACCAGACCCTCCTAATGCACCACCACCTCAGCTGAATTCTCCTCCACCGCAACCTCCTAGTGCACCTCCACCTCAGCTTAATTCTCCTCCGCCCACCGTCACACCACCACAACAATCCCCTCCCTCCACCAGTGCACCACCACCTCCTTCTATGGATTCTCCGCCACCTTCATCCTCGCCACCTCCTCCAGTCAATGTACCACCGCCATCTGTAAGTCCGCCTCCTCAACCATCTAGTCCACCTCCAACATCATCTCCGCCTCCACCTGATCCACCAGCTACCTCAACCCCACCCCCTCCACCATCTGATCCTCCTAGTTCACCTCCTTCACCTTCAACTAGTCCACCTCCACCCCCACCACCTATAGCCCCCAGAAGTCCACCTCCACCTCCGTCGTTGCCGCCAAGTAGTGCCCCACCTCCGCCAACTAGGGGACCACCAGAGAATTCACCTCCACCGCCACAGCCTCCAGCTAattcaccaccaccaccgtcACCTAGGCCGCCTGAAAGTTCCCCTCCACCACCACTTGTGCCACCCCCTAACCCTGCCACACCTCCTGCCCCTCATTCTCCGCCATCATCTCCACCATCTTCAAATACTCCTCCAAGATCACCACCGCCACCTGCAATACGAATTTCACCACCTCCTCCCTCCATCATCTCTCCACCACCACATTCTCCTCCTTCACCATCCCTAGCTCCACCAGGTAATAAAAGCACCAATACATCTAGTGGAGTACCAGAAAGTTCACAATCCACAAATGGTGGAGGTATTGGTACTGGAGGCATAGTGGCAATCGTTGTGATAGTTGGTTTCCTATTGCTCGGTATATTTGGAATTGCAGCTTGCTGTGTGTGGAAGCGAAAGAAAAAGGCTTCTGGACATAGTGGTGGTATTTTGCCAACCTCTATTGGTTCTTCTCCACAATCAG TGCACATATCAAGACCCAATGATGGGAATGGCTCTGGCAATGGTATTACCTATTCACCCCGTGACCCTGGTGGCTTGGGCAACTCAAGGTCGTGGTTCCCCTATGATGAACTAGTTGATGCCACCAATGGATTTTCATCCCAAAATCTCTTAGGTGCCGGCGGGTTTGGTTCTGTGTACAAAGGACGTCTTGCAGATGGTAGAGAAGTAGCGGTTAAGCAGTTAAAGATTGGTGGAGGGCAGGGAGATCGAGAATTCAGATCTGAAGTCGAGATAATAAGTCGTGTACATCATCGCCATTTGGTTTCACTTGTAGGTTATTGCATTTCTGAGGACAAAAGGCTGCTTGTATATGATTATCTCCCCAATAATACCCTCTACTTCCATCTTCATG GTGAAGGGAGGCCTGTTATGGATTGGGCTACACGTGTAAGGATCGCTGTTGGTGCAGCTAGAGGAATAGCTTACCTGCACGAAGACT GCCATCCTCGTATTATCCACCGAGATATCAAATCATCAAACATACTTCTAGACAGCAACTTTGAAGCTAGG GTTTCCGATTTTGGACTTGCTAAATTAGCTATGGATGCAAATACACATATCACCACACGCGTAATGGGGACCTTTGG ATACATGGCTCCTGAGTATGCATCCAGTGGCAAGTTGACTGAAAAGTCCGACGTGTACTCATTCGGAGTTGTGCTTTTGGAGTTGGTAACTGGACGCAAGCCTGTAGATACATCTCAGCCGCTAGGGGATGAGAGCCTAGTTGAGTGG GCCCGACCTTTATTAAGCCATGCCCTTGAGACGGAGGACTTCAGTGGATTAGCAGATCCAAGGCTTGAAGGAAATTATGTTGGAGGTGAGATGTTCCGACTAATTGAAGCCGCAGCAGCTTGCGTACGCCATTCATCCATGAAGAGACCCACGATGGGACAG GTTGTGAGGGCTTTTGACAGTATGGCTGCCTCAGATTTGACAAACGGAATGAAAGTCGGGGAAAGTGAAATATTTAACTCTGCACAACAATCTGCAGAAATCAGATTATTCCGGAGGATGGCATTTGGTAGTCAGGATTACAGTACTGATTTTTTCAGTCAAAATAGCTGGAGCAGCAATGGCAACCCGGAACACAGTCGGAGAGATTAA
- the LOC105161489 gene encoding proline-rich receptor-like protein kinase PERK9 isoform X1, whose translation MSSTSPSPNSPVAASPPSSSNSPPTQSSSPPPNLSNSSPPDPPSAPPPDPPSTPPPDPPNAPPPQLNSPPPQPPSAPPPQLNSPPPTVTPPQQSPPSTSAPPPPSMDSPPPSSSPPPPVNVPPPSVSPPPQPSSPPPTSSPPPPDPPATSTPPPPPSDPPSSPPSPSTSPPPPPPPIAPRSPPPPPSLPPSSAPPPPTRGPPENSPPPPQPPANSPPPPSPRPPESSPPPPLVPPPNPATPPAPHSPPSSPPSSNTPPRSPPPPAIRISPPPPSIISPPPHSPPSPSLAPPGNKSTNTSSGVPESSQSTNGGGIGTGGIVAIVVIVGFLLLGIFGIAACCVWKRKKKASGHSGGILPTSIGSSPQSDSGLLKVHISRPNDGNGSGNGITYSPRDPGGLGNSRSWFPYDELVDATNGFSSQNLLGAGGFGSVYKGRLADGREVAVKQLKIGGGQGDREFRSEVEIISRVHHRHLVSLVGYCISEDKRLLVYDYLPNNTLYFHLHGEGRPVMDWATRVRIAVGAARGIAYLHEDCHPRIIHRDIKSSNILLDSNFEARVSDFGLAKLAMDANTHITTRVMGTFGYMAPEYASSGKLTEKSDVYSFGVVLLELVTGRKPVDTSQPLGDESLVEWARPLLSHALETEDFSGLADPRLEGNYVGGEMFRLIEAAAACVRHSSMKRPTMGQVVRAFDSMAASDLTNGMKVGESEIFNSAQQSAEIRLFRRMAFGSQDYSTDFFSQNSWSSNGNPEHSRRD comes from the exons ATGTCATCTACATCTCCATCCCCAAATTCTCCGGTTGCTGCTTCCCCACCATCTTCCTCCAACTCTCCACCAACCCAGTCTTCTTCTCCGCCTCCTAATCTATCAAATTCTTCCCCACCTGACCCTCCTAGTGCACCCCCACCAGACCCTCCCAGCACGCCACCACCAGACCCTCCTAATGCACCACCACCTCAGCTGAATTCTCCTCCACCGCAACCTCCTAGTGCACCTCCACCTCAGCTTAATTCTCCTCCGCCCACCGTCACACCACCACAACAATCCCCTCCCTCCACCAGTGCACCACCACCTCCTTCTATGGATTCTCCGCCACCTTCATCCTCGCCACCTCCTCCAGTCAATGTACCACCGCCATCTGTAAGTCCGCCTCCTCAACCATCTAGTCCACCTCCAACATCATCTCCGCCTCCACCTGATCCACCAGCTACCTCAACCCCACCCCCTCCACCATCTGATCCTCCTAGTTCACCTCCTTCACCTTCAACTAGTCCACCTCCACCCCCACCACCTATAGCCCCCAGAAGTCCACCTCCACCTCCGTCGTTGCCGCCAAGTAGTGCCCCACCTCCGCCAACTAGGGGACCACCAGAGAATTCACCTCCACCGCCACAGCCTCCAGCTAattcaccaccaccaccgtcACCTAGGCCGCCTGAAAGTTCCCCTCCACCACCACTTGTGCCACCCCCTAACCCTGCCACACCTCCTGCCCCTCATTCTCCGCCATCATCTCCACCATCTTCAAATACTCCTCCAAGATCACCACCGCCACCTGCAATACGAATTTCACCACCTCCTCCCTCCATCATCTCTCCACCACCACATTCTCCTCCTTCACCATCCCTAGCTCCACCAGGTAATAAAAGCACCAATACATCTAGTGGAGTACCAGAAAGTTCACAATCCACAAATGGTGGAGGTATTGGTACTGGAGGCATAGTGGCAATCGTTGTGATAGTTGGTTTCCTATTGCTCGGTATATTTGGAATTGCAGCTTGCTGTGTGTGGAAGCGAAAGAAAAAGGCTTCTGGACATAGTGGTGGTATTTTGCCAACCTCTATTGGTTCTTCTCCACAATCAG ATTCTGGCTTACTAAAAGTGCACATATCAAGACCCAATGATGGGAATGGCTCTGGCAATGGTATTACCTATTCACCCCGTGACCCTGGTGGCTTGGGCAACTCAAGGTCGTGGTTCCCCTATGATGAACTAGTTGATGCCACCAATGGATTTTCATCCCAAAATCTCTTAGGTGCCGGCGGGTTTGGTTCTGTGTACAAAGGACGTCTTGCAGATGGTAGAGAAGTAGCGGTTAAGCAGTTAAAGATTGGTGGAGGGCAGGGAGATCGAGAATTCAGATCTGAAGTCGAGATAATAAGTCGTGTACATCATCGCCATTTGGTTTCACTTGTAGGTTATTGCATTTCTGAGGACAAAAGGCTGCTTGTATATGATTATCTCCCCAATAATACCCTCTACTTCCATCTTCATG GTGAAGGGAGGCCTGTTATGGATTGGGCTACACGTGTAAGGATCGCTGTTGGTGCAGCTAGAGGAATAGCTTACCTGCACGAAGACT GCCATCCTCGTATTATCCACCGAGATATCAAATCATCAAACATACTTCTAGACAGCAACTTTGAAGCTAGG GTTTCCGATTTTGGACTTGCTAAATTAGCTATGGATGCAAATACACATATCACCACACGCGTAATGGGGACCTTTGG ATACATGGCTCCTGAGTATGCATCCAGTGGCAAGTTGACTGAAAAGTCCGACGTGTACTCATTCGGAGTTGTGCTTTTGGAGTTGGTAACTGGACGCAAGCCTGTAGATACATCTCAGCCGCTAGGGGATGAGAGCCTAGTTGAGTGG GCCCGACCTTTATTAAGCCATGCCCTTGAGACGGAGGACTTCAGTGGATTAGCAGATCCAAGGCTTGAAGGAAATTATGTTGGAGGTGAGATGTTCCGACTAATTGAAGCCGCAGCAGCTTGCGTACGCCATTCATCCATGAAGAGACCCACGATGGGACAG GTTGTGAGGGCTTTTGACAGTATGGCTGCCTCAGATTTGACAAACGGAATGAAAGTCGGGGAAAGTGAAATATTTAACTCTGCACAACAATCTGCAGAAATCAGATTATTCCGGAGGATGGCATTTGGTAGTCAGGATTACAGTACTGATTTTTTCAGTCAAAATAGCTGGAGCAGCAATGGCAACCCGGAACACAGTCGGAGAGATTAA
- the LOC105162211 gene encoding RING-H2 finger protein ATL3-like, protein MLQIMPKSLVLNYMILIATQLKWAWDYILYQSFFQPRAAGIMLHEHVDNFRVTHYTKDAKSEELEECAVCLCRIEEGDEVRELRCGHLFHRVCLDRWIGYGHVTCPLCRNNLKPPPFAAELHHELVVINFYTAATRSRDDGCTWWLR, encoded by the coding sequence ATGCTTCAAATCATGCCTAAATCACTTGTCCTAAACTACATGATTCTGATCGCGACACAGCTAAAGTGGGCATGGGATTACATTCTTTACCAATCTTTCTTTCAACCTCGTGCTGCAGGAATCATGTTACACGAACATGTTGACAACTTCCGCGTCACTCACTACACAAAGGATGCCAAGTCCGAGGAATTAGAAGAATGTGCTGTGTGTTTGTGCAGAATCGAGGAAGGAGATGAAGTTAGAGAATTGAGGTGTGGCCATTTGTTTCACAGGGTGTGCTTGGATAGGTGGATTGGATACGGGCATGTGACATGTCCACTGTGCCGGAATAACTTGAAGCCGCCTCCGTTCGCTGCCGAGCTCCACCATGAGTTGGTAGTCATCAACTTTTACACCGCCGCCACCAGGTCGAGGGATGATGGCTGCACATGGTGGCTGCGTTGA